One part of the Vicia villosa cultivar HV-30 ecotype Madison, WI linkage group LG6, Vvil1.0, whole genome shotgun sequence genome encodes these proteins:
- the LOC131613620 gene encoding uncharacterized protein LOC131613620, translating into MPHLSDHTQERSNDLVQEPSPQLHPLLDRAQGTLFGHFTASRRQPNSEANLEAVIQGADEPLRDYLDRFNKEVVQVQMADYMKRYLLERGLLPRSDFKKAINIEKVPTMNSLLRKAQAFIAFEEGEAAAIKASRGNDVARSSNLDNSGSRRGHEKRRDERSHDAKERRGPAGRFSDYTPLNASREKILAECKSTEFKNSSIRPPKSNPTRPGTDKSKYCKYHKSHGHLTDECIHLKDAIETLIKEGLLSKYTKKGEPPRREAPRNSYEGNSPDSRPLQVALSVTRP; encoded by the coding sequence atgccgcatctttccgaccacaCTCAGGAAAGGAGCAATGATTTGGTACAGGAACCTTCGCcccaactccatccactcctggaccgagctcaaggAACTCTTTTTGGCCATTTCACAGCCTCCCGTCGGCAACCAAATTCGGAAGCGAACCTTGAGGCTGTGATCCAAGGAGCCGACGAGCCCCTCCGagattacctcgacaggttcaacaaagaggtCGTCCAAGTGCAGATGGCCGATTACATGAAAAGATACCTCCTAGAACGAGGACTTCTCCCCAGAAGCGACTTCAAGAAGGCTATAAATATCGAGAAGGTTCCTACTATGAACTCCCTCCTCCGCAAGGCCCAAGCCTTCATCGCTTTCGAAGAAGGCGAAGCAGCTGCGATCAAAGCTTCGAGGGGAAATGACGTTGCCCGCAGCTCGAACCTCGACAATTCGGGCTCGCGTCGAGGACATGAGAAAAGAAGAGACGAAAGGTCCCACGACGCTAAAGAACGCCGAGGACCAGCTGGTCGATTCAGCGACTATACCCCCCTGAACGCTTCACGCGAGAAAATCCTGGCCGAGTGCAAAAGCACCGAATTCAAGAACTCTAGCATCCGGCCCCCGAAGTCGAACCCCACCAGACCGGGGACCGACAAATCTAAATACTGCAAATACCACAAGAGTCATGGGCATCTAACTgacgaatgcatacatctcaaagacGCCATCGAGACTCTGATTAAAGAGGGTCTCCTATCAAAATACACGAAGAAGGGAGAACCTCCCCGAAGAGAAGCCCCTCGGAACTCTTACGAGGGCAACTCACCAGATAGTAGACCACTACAAGTAGCGCTGTCTGTCACCCGACCATAA